A stretch of Telopea speciosissima isolate NSW1024214 ecotype Mountain lineage chromosome 11, Tspe_v1, whole genome shotgun sequence DNA encodes these proteins:
- the LOC122645777 gene encoding protein BASIC PENTACYSTEINE2-like has translation MDDDSGLNIRNWGYYESSLKGHLGLQLMSTVAERDTKSLLTGRESAVMVSANGTFHHRDCGVSEAPVPMDFVRDGWMNQRDKFLHVLPGNPNFAVLSEASGAHPLQMLQQPDASKDDRLIHMEEEVGKKEAPLKKRQGGRTANTPKSPKPKKSKRAPGVPKDESNSSVPRAKSGKKNTGFVNTGVVINGVDMDISGIPIPICSCTGTPQQCYRWGCGGWQSACCTTSISMYPLPMSTKRRGARIAGRKMSQGAFKKVLEKLAAEGYNLSNPIDLRTHWAKHGTNKFVTIR, from the coding sequence ATGGATGACGATAGCGGATTGAACATCCGTAATTGGGGTTATTATGAATCCTCCCTTAAAGGGCATCTCGGTCTACAGCTCATGTCGACCGTGGCAGAGCGAGACACTAAATCTCTTCTCACAGGACGTGAATCCGCCGTCATGGTTAGTGCCAATGGAACTTTTCATCATAGAGACTGTGGGGTTTCAGAAGCACCAGTTCCCATGGATTTTGTGAGAGATGGTTGGATGAACCAGAGAGATAAGTTTCTGCATGTGTTACCAGGTAATCCCAATTTTGCTGTTCTATCAGAAGCATCTGGAGCTCATCCCCTGCAAATGCTTCAGCAACCTGATGCATCAAAGGATGATAGGTTGATTCATATGGAAGAGGAGGTTGGTAAAAAGGAGGCACCTTTGAAGAAAAGGCAAGGTGGCCGCACCGCAAACACCCCAAAGTCTCCAAAACCAAAGAAGAGTAAACGGGCCCCTGGTGTGCCCAAGGATGAGAGTAATTCTTCTGTTCCAAGAGCAAAGTCTGGGAAGAAGAACACTGGATTTGTGAACACTGGAGTTGTCATAAATGGGGTTGATATGGATATTTCAGGTATTCCGATACCAATTTGTTCATGCACTGGAACTCCTCAACAGTGTTATCGATGGGGATGTGGTGGGTGGCAATCAGCTTGCTGTACTACTAGCATATCTATGTATCCCTTACCAATGAGTACCAAAAGGCGTGGTGCGAGGATAGCGGGACGGAAAATGAGCCAGGGAGCTTTTAAGAAGGTATTGGAGAAACTTGCTGCTGAAGGCTATAACCTGTCTAATCCTATTGATTTGAGGACTCACTGGGCAAAACATGGTACCAACAAATTTGTCACCATCAGGTAG